One region of Selenomonadales bacterium genomic DNA includes:
- a CDS encoding ABC transporter ATP-binding protein/permease → AGVFLLVKLNYWNNDFYNALQNRDFDAFTRLIGDFSLLAFFYILSAVYALYLRQMLEIKWRRWMTRQYLERWLDNRMYYRLQLAGGTDNPDQRISEDLRLFVQLTLALSIGFMKAVVTLVSFIFILWQLSGTFTVPVLDITIPGYMVFIALLYAAVGTYLTQKIGRPLIKQNFDQQRYEADFRYSLVRLRENCESVAFYRGEVPEGEVFRTRFTNVVDNFWKIMKRQKKLTWFTSGYAQIAVIFPIIIAAPRYFSGQMQLGGLLQTVNAFGKVQDALSFFIDNYTAFAEWRAVIARLEGFAGHMDELETARDDKTMVDGEEIATDKLTVALPTGEVLVDDLTVRFGEGEAVLITGASGAGKSTLLRTLAGIWPYGSGTVVRPKEAVMFLPQKPYLPLGTLRQALIYPKARTAKTDRELVDILTSCRLPELTTRLDDFADWTQMLSLGEQQRIAFARVLVARPRYLFLDEATAALDEDTEQHLYSLVKKHLPDTTIISVGHRSTLNAFHDKNLHLAGGSWQMRDIKQ, encoded by the coding sequence GCAGGCGTATTCCTGCTTGTCAAACTCAACTACTGGAACAACGATTTTTACAACGCGCTCCAAAATCGCGACTTCGATGCGTTTACACGGCTCATCGGCGATTTCAGCTTGCTGGCATTTTTCTACATCTTGTCTGCCGTCTACGCGCTCTATCTTCGGCAGATGCTCGAGATCAAATGGCGTCGATGGATGACGAGGCAGTATCTTGAACGATGGCTCGATAACAGGATGTACTACCGATTGCAGCTGGCGGGCGGGACAGACAACCCCGACCAGCGTATCAGCGAGGATCTCAGGCTTTTCGTGCAGCTGACGCTCGCACTTTCTATCGGCTTTATGAAAGCCGTCGTCACGCTCGTGTCGTTCATCTTCATCTTGTGGCAGCTGTCGGGTACGTTTACCGTGCCCGTGCTCGATATCACGATACCGGGCTACATGGTCTTTATCGCGCTTCTCTACGCCGCTGTCGGTACATATCTCACGCAGAAGATCGGCCGTCCGCTTATCAAGCAGAACTTCGATCAACAGCGATACGAAGCAGATTTCCGTTATAGTCTGGTACGCCTTCGCGAAAATTGCGAATCTGTCGCATTCTATCGCGGTGAAGTGCCCGAAGGCGAAGTCTTCCGTACGCGCTTTACGAACGTCGTTGATAACTTCTGGAAGATCATGAAACGGCAGAAGAAGCTGACGTGGTTCACATCGGGCTATGCACAGATCGCTGTCATCTTCCCGATCATCATCGCGGCACCGCGCTATTTCAGCGGACAGATGCAGCTCGGCGGACTTCTTCAGACAGTCAACGCCTTCGGCAAAGTACAGGACGCGCTGTCGTTCTTTATCGACAACTATACGGCGTTCGCCGAATGGCGTGCCGTGATCGCCCGTCTGGAAGGATTTGCCGGACATATGGACGAACTGGAAACGGCGCGCGATGACAAGACGATGGTCGACGGTGAGGAGATCGCGACCGACAAGCTGACCGTTGCGCTCCCGACAGGCGAGGTGCTGGTGGATGACCTCACCGTTCGTTTCGGAGAGGGCGAAGCAGTACTTATCACAGGCGCGAGCGGTGCCGGCAAAAGCACGCTCCTTCGCACGCTCGCAGGTATCTGGCCGTACGGCAGCGGAACGGTCGTTCGTCCGAAGGAGGCAGTCATGTTCCTTCCGCAAAAACCGTACCTTCCGCTCGGTACGCTCCGTCAGGCACTCATCTATCCCAAAGCGAGGACGGCCAAGACCGACCGTGAGCTTGTCGATATCCTGACGAGTTGTCGACTGCCCGAGCTGACAACGCGCCTTGATGATTTCGCCGACTGGACGCAGATGCTCTCGCTCGGCGAGCAACAGCGCATCGCGTTTGCGCGTGTCCTCGTCGCTCGGCCGCGTTACCTCTTCCTCGACGAAGCAACGGCGGCACTTGATGAAGATACGGAACAGCATCTTTATTCACTCGTAAAAAAACATCTGCCCGATACGACCATCATCAGTGTCGGACACCGCTCTACGCTCAATGCGTTCCACGACAAGAACCTTCACTTGGCGGGCGGTTCGTGGCAGATGAGAGATATCAAACAGTAG
- the larE gene encoding ATP-dependent sacrificial sulfur transferase LarE, whose translation MEDKVKRLTDYLASLGSAVIAFSGGVDSTLLALAAVRALGDKAVAVTAVSPTLTAEEKAASTALAERIGIKHIFLDSQEMLDVDFVRNDAKKCYYCKRVRMRQICDWAKDHGYACVAEGSNTDDAKDYRPGTQALAELPMIVSPFIKAGFGKADIRALSRAWQLPTWNKESAACLASRIAYGMTITEQRLKEVEEGEKIVREYALGQVRVRHHGEVARIEVEEEMIPVLMRSEIRRAITARMKEVGFRYVTLDMAGYRMGSLNESLDKK comes from the coding sequence ATGGAAGACAAAGTAAAACGACTGACAGACTATCTCGCATCGCTCGGCTCTGCCGTCATCGCGTTCAGCGGTGGGGTAGACAGCACGCTTCTGGCACTTGCCGCCGTCCGTGCGCTCGGTGATAAAGCAGTCGCCGTAACTGCTGTCAGTCCGACGCTTACTGCAGAGGAGAAGGCGGCCTCTACCGCGCTTGCCGAGCGTATCGGTATCAAGCATATCTTTTTGGACAGCCAAGAGATGCTGGATGTGGATTTTGTTCGTAACGATGCGAAAAAGTGCTACTACTGTAAGCGCGTTCGTATGCGCCAGATCTGCGACTGGGCAAAAGACCACGGCTATGCGTGCGTTGCAGAAGGCTCGAATACAGACGATGCGAAGGACTACCGTCCCGGTACGCAAGCACTTGCCGAGCTTCCTATGATCGTCAGCCCGTTCATCAAAGCAGGTTTCGGTAAGGCAGATATCCGTGCGCTGTCGCGTGCATGGCAGCTTCCGACATGGAATAAGGAGAGCGCAGCGTGTCTTGCCTCGCGCATCGCTTACGGCATGACCATCACCGAACAGCGGCTCAAAGAGGTCGAAGAAGGCGAGAAGATCGTGCGCGAATATGCGCTCGGGCAGGTGCGTGTCCGCCATCACGGTGAAGTCGCGCGTATCGAGGTGGAAGAAGAGATGATCCCCGTATTGATGCGCTCCGAGATAAGGAGAGCCATCACCGCGCGTATGAAAGAAGTCGGATTCCGCTACGTCACGCTTGACATGGCCGGCTATCGTATGGGAAGTCTGAACGAAAGTCTTGATAAGAAGTGA
- a CDS encoding sulfatase-like hydrolase/transferase, giving the protein MNMNRVSDVLNTVWKRIYDNLFQDVKLLLYLMVLIAVYRIAFIIIMEAYWEDTTTWADVWTAFAKGWLLSYQTTGYLAGISFIACTALSLVWEKGANRLRMVIGSVYAVLLSVLFVARMPYYAQFKMGFNQLIFNTLRDDTSALTATIHEQYNLVLLVGAAIVLSYIAIVCLIKLLKKKVIPLPDMGSRIGNFSAKVAIIALIYHISVFCGNCGGMSYLDYFNWENAGITNDQLLNEAILDDGQALYRAYVCQERLEWSSGMNISEDELRAHARSLSDGTVADPRHLDDCLVKTASGAARPKHVILIIAESYANWPLEQQYKDLHIGDGMKSIIAQPNTAYLDRMLPNGYCTIAGIMGCLTGFSDVNLYMNYLPQTYKEVYSTSIAPQMARLGYRPVFFYGGPPSWEAVRDFTLSQGYEKFYGQSDYGNVTGNVWGCDDKHLFAEVLRALEKEESGFYTVMTTSNHSPFSVWLDGEGYPEDVVHKNLTDKQKDDWTLTKSLGHYWYADKYMAQFIKDVQKRFPDTLIMVVGDHADRMNLEATPRLYQRYAVPLIVTGKGVTKNLFPKDAAGSHINILPTLIELCAPKGFEYTSVGTSLTKGVKIGYSYGYWITAEEMGYTDRADGREAIDPTRAVKKSIPWKTIESEIVRGRSVSWWRIEKGNTEFTAAQ; this is encoded by the coding sequence GTGAATATGAACCGTGTTTCGGACGTACTTAACACTGTCTGGAAACGTATCTACGATAACTTATTTCAAGATGTGAAACTGCTTCTCTACTTGATGGTGCTCATCGCGGTCTATCGCATCGCGTTTATCATCATCATGGAAGCATACTGGGAAGATACCACGACGTGGGCAGATGTCTGGACGGCATTTGCCAAAGGGTGGCTTCTCAGCTATCAGACGACAGGGTATCTGGCAGGTATCTCGTTCATCGCATGCACGGCATTGTCACTCGTCTGGGAGAAGGGCGCCAATAGGCTCCGTATGGTCATCGGCTCTGTCTATGCCGTCCTGCTCAGCGTGTTGTTCGTAGCACGTATGCCGTACTATGCGCAGTTTAAGATGGGATTCAATCAGCTCATCTTCAACACGCTTCGCGACGATACGAGCGCGCTCACTGCGACGATCCACGAGCAATATAACCTCGTCCTTCTCGTCGGAGCGGCCATCGTCCTGTCGTATATCGCCATCGTATGCCTTATCAAACTGTTGAAGAAAAAAGTCATACCGCTCCCCGATATGGGAAGCCGCATCGGCAATTTCAGTGCAAAAGTCGCCATCATTGCGCTTATCTACCACATCTCCGTATTCTGCGGAAACTGCGGCGGTATGTCGTATCTCGATTATTTCAACTGGGAAAACGCAGGCATCACGAACGACCAGCTATTGAACGAAGCCATCCTAGACGACGGACAGGCACTCTACCGTGCGTACGTCTGTCAGGAGCGTCTTGAATGGTCGAGCGGTATGAATATCAGCGAAGACGAGCTTCGCGCGCATGCACGCTCCTTGTCGGACGGCACGGTCGCTGACCCGCGCCATCTCGATGACTGCCTTGTTAAGACAGCATCGGGCGCAGCAAGACCGAAGCACGTTATCCTTATCATCGCCGAGAGCTACGCCAACTGGCCGCTCGAACAGCAGTATAAGGATCTTCACATCGGCGACGGCATGAAATCGATCATCGCACAGCCGAATACGGCGTATCTCGACCGTATGCTCCCGAACGGCTACTGCACCATCGCAGGCATCATGGGCTGTCTGACAGGATTCAGCGATGTCAACCTCTACATGAACTACCTTCCGCAGACGTATAAGGAAGTCTACTCGACCTCCATCGCACCGCAGATGGCTCGGCTCGGCTATCGTCCCGTATTCTTCTACGGCGGACCGCCCAGCTGGGAAGCCGTCCGCGACTTCACCCTCTCGCAAGGGTATGAGAAATTTTACGGACAGAGCGACTACGGCAACGTAACGGGCAACGTATGGGGCTGTGACGACAAGCACCTCTTTGCCGAAGTGCTCCGCGCCCTTGAAAAAGAAGAATCGGGCTTCTACACCGTCATGACGACATCGAACCACTCGCCGTTCTCCGTCTGGCTTGACGGTGAAGGCTATCCCGAAGACGTCGTACACAAGAACCTCACCGACAAACAGAAAGATGACTGGACGCTCACCAAGAGCCTCGGTCACTACTGGTACGCCGACAAATATATGGCACAGTTCATCAAAGATGTACAAAAACGATTCCCCGACACGCTCATTATGGTCGTCGGTGACCATGCCGACCGTATGAACTTAGAGGCCACACCGCGACTCTACCAGAGATATGCCGTACCGCTCATCGTCACGGGCAAAGGCGTCACGAAGAACCTCTTCCCGAAAGATGCCGCCGGCAGTCATATCAATATCCTGCCGACACTCATCGAGCTGTGCGCACCGAAAGGGTTTGAATATACCTCCGTCGGCACGAGCCTGACGAAAGGCGTGAAGATCGGATACAGCTACGGCTATTGGATAACGGCTGAGGAGATGGGATACACCGACCGCGCAGACGGACGTGAAGCCATCGACCCGACGCGCGCCGTCAAGAAGAGCATCCCGTGGAAAACGATCGAGAGCGAGATCGTTCGCGGCCGCTCCGTATCGTGGTGGCGCATCGAAAAAGGCAATACCGAATTTACTGCAGCACAATAA
- the rapZ gene encoding RNase adapter RapZ → MLDHRFVIVTGLSGGGKTQVSRVLEDLGYFCVDNLPPLFIPKFAELVRDNEQIKKVALVVDMRSREFFDDLMNVLESMESAGQGYELLFLEASDETIIRRYKETRRSHPLAPNGRLIDGIHKERARLDGVRGRATHIIDTTSMKKEELKKRILGLYGGSDKVSERMAITVLSFGFKYGMPLDADLVFDVRFLPNPFYVEALRKKSGTVPATAEYIWKWPITQQFVEKLNGLLEFLVPNYIKEGKSQLVIAIGCTGGMHRSVFIADRVGRSLKELGYNVTITHRNVRNNDVEEHIE, encoded by the coding sequence ATGTTAGACCATAGATTCGTTATCGTAACAGGCTTATCCGGCGGCGGCAAAACGCAGGTCAGCCGAGTGCTGGAGGACTTGGGATATTTTTGCGTAGACAACTTACCGCCACTTTTCATACCGAAGTTTGCCGAGCTCGTGCGCGACAATGAGCAGATCAAAAAAGTCGCCCTCGTCGTCGATATGCGCAGTCGCGAATTTTTCGACGACCTGATGAACGTGCTCGAATCGATGGAATCGGCAGGACAGGGCTATGAGCTTTTGTTTCTCGAAGCATCGGACGAAACGATCATTCGCCGCTATAAAGAAACGCGCCGCAGTCATCCGCTCGCACCGAACGGCCGATTGATCGACGGTATCCACAAAGAACGCGCTCGTCTTGACGGCGTGCGCGGTCGTGCAACGCATATCATCGACACGACGAGCATGAAAAAGGAAGAGCTCAAAAAACGCATCCTCGGGCTCTACGGCGGTTCGGATAAGGTTTCCGAACGCATGGCGATCACCGTATTGTCGTTTGGCTTCAAGTACGGTATGCCGCTCGATGCCGACCTCGTATTCGACGTACGTTTCTTGCCGAATCCGTTCTATGTCGAAGCGCTCCGCAAAAAAAGCGGTACGGTTCCTGCGACGGCAGAATATATCTGGAAATGGCCCATTACCCAGCAGTTCGTTGAAAAACTCAACGGTCTGTTGGAATTCCTCGTGCCGAACTATATCAAAGAAGGCAAAAGCCAGCTCGTCATCGCCATCGGCTGTACGGGTGGTATGCACCGCTCCGTATTCATTGCGGACAGAGTCGGCCGCAGCTTAAAAGAACTCGGCTACAACGTCACCATTACGCATCGTAACGTACGCAACAACGATGTCGAAGAACATATCGAATAA
- a CDS encoding YvcK family protein: protein MGFLKWLYPGMKFKRWLLLFAFGVLALCTGITILFNYKYIGNLEEVIFRTVYLWTGSYDYMVNMAFGTATAGAGLILMLTAVRQMIRSIIGVLLPDGSEKLVDLIFAERKLSRGPAVAVIGGGTGLSVLLRGIKTVTKNVTAIVTVADDGGSSGRLREDLGILPPGDLRNCLVALAETEPLMEKLFQHRFGGRGDLAGHSFGNLFIAAMTETVGGNMEEALKASKKILAVRGQVLPATISEVKLMARLADGRIIEGESRIPLSGSPIDRVYLEPADAKPVQSALSAIADAQVIFLGPGSLYTSVMPNLLIDGMADALRKSRATKVYICNVMTQPGETDGYSVSAHVKAIFDHVGEGIVDYVIVNGSRISDEVCEVYAREGAQPVIVDKDKTERLGVKVIEADLISQTNLARHDPQKLSQTIISMLYDYQIHRDQPGEWEQLMNQNEGK, encoded by the coding sequence ATGGGATTCTTAAAATGGCTCTACCCGGGCATGAAATTCAAACGCTGGCTCCTTTTGTTCGCATTCGGCGTGCTGGCACTTTGTACGGGTATCACCATCTTATTCAACTATAAATATATCGGGAATCTGGAGGAGGTCATCTTCCGTACCGTATACCTCTGGACAGGAAGCTATGACTACATGGTCAACATGGCATTCGGTACCGCGACGGCAGGTGCAGGCCTTATCCTGATGCTCACAGCTGTTCGGCAGATGATACGCTCCATCATCGGCGTCCTTCTGCCCGACGGGTCGGAAAAGCTCGTCGACCTCATCTTTGCCGAGCGTAAGCTCAGCCGCGGTCCTGCCGTTGCCGTTATCGGAGGCGGTACAGGGCTGTCGGTGCTGTTGCGCGGCATCAAGACCGTGACGAAAAACGTCACTGCGATCGTCACCGTAGCGGACGACGGCGGTTCTTCGGGCAGACTCCGTGAAGACCTCGGCATCTTACCGCCGGGCGATCTTCGCAACTGCCTCGTTGCACTCGCAGAAACAGAACCTCTGATGGAAAAACTGTTCCAGCACCGTTTCGGCGGCAGAGGCGACCTCGCAGGTCACAGCTTCGGCAACCTTTTTATTGCCGCGATGACCGAAACGGTCGGCGGTAATATGGAAGAAGCACTCAAAGCATCGAAAAAGATCCTCGCCGTTCGCGGACAGGTACTTCCTGCCACGATCAGCGAAGTCAAGCTCATGGCGCGCCTTGCCGACGGCCGCATCATCGAAGGCGAATCGCGTATTCCGCTTTCGGGCTCGCCCATCGACCGCGTATACTTAGAGCCTGCCGATGCCAAGCCTGTGCAGAGTGCGCTCAGCGCTATCGCAGATGCGCAAGTCATCTTCCTCGGACCGGGCAGTCTTTATACGAGCGTCATGCCGAACCTCCTCATTGACGGCATGGCAGATGCGCTCCGCAAGTCGAGAGCGACCAAAGTCTACATCTGCAACGTCATGACCCAACCGGGCGAAACAGACGGATATTCCGTATCGGCACACGTCAAAGCCATCTTCGACCATGTCGGTGAAGGCATTGTCGACTACGTCATCGTCAACGGAAGCCGTATCTCCGACGAAGTATGCGAAGTCTACGCACGCGAAGGCGCACAGCCTGTCATCGTAGACAAAGATAAAACAGAACGGCTCGGTGTCAAAGTCATCGAAGCCGACCTCATCAGTCAGACCAACCTTGCGCGTCACGACCCGCAGAAGCTGTCGCAGACCATCATCTCGATGCTCTACGACTATCAGATACACCGTGACCAGCCGGGCGAGTGGGAACAGCTGATGAACCAGAATGAAGGAAAATAA
- the whiA gene encoding DNA-binding protein WhiA, whose amino-acid sequence MASYSSEVKNELTRVTGDDFCCQAAELAALFRMGGAMSIGGQMQLGINFVTENAALARKVLNLIKGKFELKTEVMVSRSRRLKKNNRYMIKVVPAPEVVDLLAALGIMRADGWNDGDDTAICEEDCCKRAYLRGAFLGGGSVNRPEGEYHLEMVTENRLFASTIVTMMEGFGFPVGQTERKKDCMIYLKDGDAIMRFLRLIGVEEAMQSFEQVRLVKSVRNKVNRLVNCETANLNKTVMAASRQVAHIKRIDKYIGLENIAPNLREAARLRLAHPEAPLQELVDIMEGRVSKSGMNHRLRKLEKLAEELPGGDVN is encoded by the coding sequence ATGGCATCTTACTCAAGTGAAGTTAAAAACGAACTGACGCGCGTCACAGGTGATGATTTTTGCTGTCAGGCGGCAGAACTCGCCGCGCTCTTCCGCATGGGCGGTGCCATGTCCATCGGCGGACAGATGCAGCTCGGTATCAACTTCGTTACCGAAAACGCGGCACTCGCGCGCAAAGTACTCAACTTAATCAAAGGGAAATTCGAGCTCAAGACAGAAGTCATGGTCTCGCGCTCCCGTCGCCTTAAAAAGAATAACCGCTACATGATAAAAGTCGTCCCCGCACCCGAAGTCGTCGACCTTTTGGCGGCACTCGGCATCATGCGTGCCGACGGCTGGAACGACGGTGATGATACGGCGATCTGCGAAGAGGACTGCTGTAAACGCGCATACCTTCGCGGTGCGTTTCTCGGCGGCGGCTCTGTCAACCGTCCCGAAGGCGAATACCATCTCGAAATGGTCACCGAAAATCGCCTCTTTGCATCTACCATCGTCACGATGATGGAAGGGTTCGGCTTCCCTGTAGGGCAGACCGAACGCAAAAAAGACTGTATGATCTATTTAAAAGACGGCGATGCCATCATGCGTTTTTTACGCCTCATCGGTGTCGAAGAAGCCATGCAGTCGTTCGAACAAGTGCGCCTCGTCAAAAGCGTGCGCAACAAAGTCAACCGTCTTGTCAACTGCGAAACAGCCAACCTCAACAAGACCGTCATGGCGGCATCCCGTCAAGTCGCGCATATCAAGCGCATCGACAAATATATCGGTCTTGAAAACATCGCGCCCAACCTTCGCGAAGCGGCGCGGCTCAGACTGGCTCATCCCGAAGCACCGCTGCAAGAACTCGTCGACATCATGGAAGGCAGAGTCAGCAAATCGGGCATGAACCATCGTCTGCGCAAGCTCGAAAAGCTTGCAGAAGAATTGCCGGGAGGCGATGTCAATTGA
- a CDS encoding polysaccharide deacetylase family protein, translating into MKRKLTLAAGLVLALLILAWVTMPRGYVPILAYHMVNDIRVDNEYCMTTSQFDEQMKYLSEEGYTAISLREFFEARGGKRTLPDKPIIITFDDGYQDNLTEAQPILEKYGMKGTVFVATGLVDTDWYLSPAEIKELADRGMEIGSHTVSHVAMTGDVDIHKELGISRMWLEQTTGKPCIFFAYPFGAYNERVQKDIQAYGYWGSVTGDSGYNNFDVPRHELKRVNMPKITGGLDEFKNRLRYAYLRTWLRL; encoded by the coding sequence TTGAAACGAAAGCTAACACTCGCGGCGGGGCTTGTCCTCGCCCTTCTTATCCTTGCATGGGTCACCATGCCGCGCGGATACGTGCCCATCTTAGCGTATCACATGGTCAACGACATCCGCGTCGATAACGAATATTGTATGACGACGAGCCAGTTCGACGAACAGATGAAATACCTGTCGGAAGAAGGCTACACCGCTATCAGCCTGCGCGAATTTTTCGAAGCGCGCGGCGGTAAACGTACGCTCCCCGACAAACCCATCATCATCACCTTCGACGACGGCTACCAAGACAATCTTACCGAAGCACAACCCATCCTCGAAAAATACGGCATGAAAGGCACCGTATTCGTTGCCACAGGCCTTGTCGATACCGACTGGTACCTGTCGCCTGCCGAGATCAAAGAGCTTGCGGACCGCGGTATGGAGATCGGCTCGCATACCGTATCGCACGTTGCCATGACAGGCGATGTCGATATACACAAAGAGCTTGGCATCTCGCGTATGTGGCTCGAACAGACCACAGGCAAGCCGTGTATCTTCTTCGCGTATCCGTTCGGTGCGTATAACGAGCGTGTACAAAAAGACATTCAGGCGTACGGCTACTGGGGCTCTGTCACGGGCGACAGTGGATACAACAACTTCGACGTACCGCGCCATGAACTAAAGCGCGTCAACATGCCGAAGATCACGGGCGGACTTGATGAATTCAAAAACCGCCTGCGCTATGCGTATCTGCGCACGTGGCTCCGTCTGTAA